A stretch of DNA from Phormidium ambiguum IAM M-71:
ATTTTTGATGAAACACCGGAAGGAAAATCGATAGTAAGATTAGCAGAAAGATTGGGAGCTAAAGTAAATTTCGATCGCACTCAAGCCGAAGGAATTGAATTTTCTGCCAGAACTCGCATGAGTGGCACAGATTTACCAAATGGTAGAGAAATTAGAAAGGGTGCGGTAGATGCAATTAAAGGATTTGTGCGTTCTCGTGGTGGCAAATTAGCGGTAGATTTAGACCAAGCTTACGAAAGAGTTTCGCGCCTCGGTGGTACACCTTTAGCAGTTTGTCAAGGTGACGATATTTACGGAATTATTTATCTCAAAGATATCATTAAACCTGGAATTCGAGAAAGATTTGAACAACTACGACGCATGGGCGTTCGGACAGTTATGTTAACCGGAGATAACCGAATTACTGCTTCCGTAATCGCCCAAGAAGCGGGTGTAGATGATTTTATTGCTGAAGCAACTCCTGAAGATAAAATTGCTGTAATTCAAAGGGAACAAGCTGAGGGAAAATTAGTAGCAATGACGGGAGATGGTACTAATGATGCGCCAGCTTTAGCCCAAGCAAATGTGGGTTTGGCAATGAATTCTGGTACTCAAGCTGCTAAAGAAGCAGCGAATATGGTTGATTTAGATTCTGACCCGACAAAGTTAATTGATTTAGTGACAATTGGCAAACAATTATTAATTACTCGTGGGGCTTTAACTACTTTTTCGGTTGCCAATGATATCGCTAAATATTTTGCAATTCTGCCAGTAATTTTTGCCACTTCAGGGTTACAAAGTTTGAATATTATGGGATTAGCAAGTACTCAATCTGCGGTATTATCGGCGTTAATTTATAACGCTTTAATTATTCCTGCTTTGATTCCTTTAGCACTTAGGGGAGTAAAGTTTAGACCTTTGACTGCTAATCAATTGTTGCAACGTAATATTTTGCTTTATGGCTTGGGTGGAGTAATTGCACCGTTCATTGCAATTAAAGTTATTGATATGGTTATTTATGCTGTTGGTTTAGCTTAAAGAAATATGAGGTTAAGATGATAAATTTTCGACATTTTTGGAGATTAGCAAAAATACAATTAAGGAAAAAAACTTGGTCAAGTTTAATATTGTCCTTAATCTGCTTAAATCTAATAGTTGCTCCTGCTGTTTATGCGGCAGCTGGTGGAGAAATTGAGCGCAGTTCAGCTTGGGCGATAGGTCTATTAGGCTTATTAACTTTAGCTCTTTCTATTTATCTATTTGTGGTAATTTTTCAACCGGAGCGTTTTTAAAATGATTAGAGAAACTTTGCGGGCAATTCGTGTTACTTTGGTACTGTGGATATTAACAGCTATCCTTTATCCAGCAATTATCTTAATAGTAGGTTTATTGCCACCTTTGCAATATCAAGCTAATGGTAGCATTATTACTAATAATCAAGAACAAATAGTTGGTTCAGCTTTAATTGGTCAATCTTTTACTTCAGATAAATACTTCTGGAGTCGTCCTAGTACTACGAATTACAGTAGTTTTACCAAAGAAGAGTTTGCGCCAAAAAAACCAGAAAATCTTACCCAAAGAACTGGCACTTCTGGTGCCAGTAATTTTGCTCCTAGTAATGCTGATTTAATTAAAAGAATTCAACTAGAAATCAATCGTTGGAAAGAAGTTGGCATTCAACCAACAGCAGACTTAGTTTACACTTCTGGCTCTAGTTTAGATCCTCATATTAGTGTAGAATCAGCTAAAGCTCAGATTGCTAGAATAGCAAAAGCTCGATCGCTAAATCCCAATCAAGTAGAAATTTTACTAACTAAAAATATCGACGGCAGATTTTTAGGCATTTTCGGAGAACCCGGAGTCAATGTTTTAAAATTAAATCTAGCATTGGATAATTTATCTGCCAGTCAATAAAGTATTTAAAGGATAAAATGTTTTTCTAACTTTATCCTAAATTTGATTCCCAACTTCCCCTTCTTCAACAAACAGTTTATGATTCATTATAGTGAGATTGTCTATCAATCAAACTCCCAACGCCGAGGTAAACATAAAATATTTATTGGCATGGCACCTGGCGTTGGTAAAACATTCCGAATGTTAGAAGAAGCTCATCAATTAAAAGAAGAAGGAATTGATGTTGTAATTGGATTATTGGAAACTCATGGACGGGAAGAAACAGCTGAAAAAGCCATAGGTTTAGAAGTAGTTCCTACTAAAGAAATTATCCACAATGGTATTACCTTAAAAGAAATGGATACGGATGCCATTATTGCTCGTCAACCACAATTAGTTTTAGTTGATGAATTAGCCCATACTAATGTTCCAGGTTCAGTCAATGAAAAACGTTATCAAGATGTAGAACTAATTTTAGTAGCCGGAATTAATGTACATTCAACTGTTAATATCCAACATTTAGAAAGCCTCAATGATTTAGTAGCTAAAATTACGGGTATAGTTGTGAGGGAAAGAATTCCCGATCGCATTTTAGACGAAGCCGACGAAATAGTAGTTATTGATGTCACTCCCGAAACTTTACAAGAAAGATTAACCGAAGGAAAAATTTACGCCTCAGACAAAATTGAACAAGCTTTATTGAATTTCTTTCAACGTCGCCACTTAGTTGCTTTACGAGAATTAGCTTTACGCGAAGTAGCAGATAATATTGAACAAGATGCCGTTACCTCCAGTCCAAGCGATCGATATTGTACCGTTCACGAGCGAGTTTTAGTTTGCATTTCTACTTATCCTAACTCCGTTCAATTATTGCGAAGAGGAGCCAGAATCGCTACTCAATTACACGCCCGCCTTTATGCTTTATTTGTCAATCATCCAGAGCATTTTTTAACTAAAGAAGAAAGCATACATATTGAAACTTGTGAAAATATTTGCCGTCAGTTTAACGGAGCTTTTTTAAGAGTAACTAGCACCGATGTTGCCCAAACGATCGCAGACACCGCCCACAAATATCACATTACCCAAGTTGTTTTAGGACAATCACAAAAATCTCGCTGGGAACTATTTTGGCGCGGTTCTCTAGTACAAAAATTAGTCAAATATCTTAAAGAAGTAGATTTGCACGTTATCGCCACCCAAGAAACCAAATCTAAGTAATCTAAAATAAATTTCTGGCAAAAGTTAGAAATATTGTTTTTTAAGCATAGATGAATACAGAAATTGTCTATTTTGGCAAGAGTCTAGATGTAGAGACATTACATGAAATGCCTCTACAGTGATTGATGTTCATTTTTGGTTCTGCCTTCTGCTATAAAAATCGGTAATTAATGATGGATAATAATTAATTGGTTGACTTATTCATTACCAAATGACTAGAGTAATAGGTTTAATAAGTGGTACATCAGTAGATGGAATCGATGCAGCATTAGTAGACATTTCCGGGACAGAACTTGACCTAAAAATTGAACTTTTAGCTGGACAAACTTACCCCTACCCGCCAGCATTAAGAGAAAAAATTTTAGCCGTTTGTGCCGGGGCAGCAATTTCAATGGCAGAATTAGCTCAATTAGATGATGCGATCGCCAAAGTCTTCGCTCAAGCCGCCCAAAACATTCAAACAAACCATCCTAACGCTGAACTAATCGGCTCTCACGGACAAACAGTTTACCATCGCCCACCCAACACGCCAGAGAGCAACACTACTTTAGGATACAGCTTGCAATTAGGTAGAGGCGAAGTAATTGCTCAATTAACTGGGATTGAGACTATCAGCAACTTTCGCGTTGCAGACATCGCCTGTGGCGGACAAGGTGCGCCTTTAGTATCTCGGATTGATGCCTTTCTTTTAAGTCACCCCACAGAACATCGCTGCATTCAAAACATCGGTGGAATTGGAAATGTAACTTATTTACCCCCTCGAAGTCAGGAAAATTGGTTACAATCCATTTGCGGTTGGGATACAGGCCCCGGAAACTCCCTTTTAGACCTAGCAGTGCAGTACCTAACAGATGGAAGCAAAACCTATGACAAAAACGGCGAATGGGCAGCTAGTGGTGTACCGTGTTTTCCCTTAGTGGAACGTTGGTTAAAACATCCCTTTTTCCAAGAATCCCCACCGAAATCTACAGGTAGAGAATTATTTGGCGTAGATTATTTCCAACAATGTTTAGCAGACCTTAAAGGATATGAACTAAGTTCCGGGGATTTTCTAGCAACATTGACTGAACTTACTGTCGCCTCAATCGTTCAAAGTTACCACAACTTCTTGCCGAAAATGCCAGACAAAGTGTTACTTTGTGGTGGAGGTAGTCGGAATCTTTACTTAAAAAAACGCTTGGCAACTAATTTAAACGCAAAAGCAAAAACATTAATCCCTGTTCTCACCACAGATGAAGTTGGTTTGAGTGCAGACTATAAAGAAGCGATCGCATTTGCTGTTCTAGCATATTGGCGAAATCAACAAATACCTGGTAATCTTACGCAGGTAACAGGTGCCCAGAAAGAAATAACTTTGGGGAATATTCACCTTGTTTGTCATGGACTCCGTGCTAGCATAGAGTCCTGCTAATCGCGCAGTGAGCAATCGTAGCAAGGGATAGAGGCGTGGCTCACACCTTTCTGTTAGAGTCTGGGCGCTGGACGTTACAAGGGAACTGGCTTGAACGTAACGGAATGCCTATTATTGTTAAAGGGAAAACCCTGGTAGCGTGGCGTGAAAACTGGTTCACGATGGTGACTCAGTTAATGTTTCCCGACAGCGATCGAGAAAACATCACCTTTCAGTACCGGGGACGTTTAGACGCTGGCGAACGCCAGTACACTTTCGTGTTGCAGCATAACTTGTTAGGTCGGGTCGAAGGTGAAGGTTGGATCGCTCCAGAATCGATCGTCCAGCGATACTGGGTATTAGGCGATCGACAACGCCGTAGCGGTTTTGAAACCATGCACCAAATAACCGACAACAAATACTATATGTCTAGCAGCATTCTGGCAGGTCACTACCTAACCAGTATGATGGAAGTCACGCTAGAACGTCAGCCAGAATAAAATTATCCATGATTTTAAACTAGCGATGATTTGGTCAAATTAACATACTTATTCCATTAATGTGAAGTTTAATCACCAAACCGTCACCTAATTCATTCACGGATAATTTGAAACTTGACAAGCCAAAGGTTAAATTTTGAGAAGGAGGTCAACATTCTCCACATCTGTTGGAGACCCAAGAAAATAGGAATTGATTTGTTGACTAGCCCGGTACTTATTTTGACCGTTAACTCAATCAATAATTCGGTATCCTATTTTCTAACATCTAGATAAATTAAGTAAATAGGCATCTTACTACCAGCATCTGGGGTAATCTGTTCTAGCTAATTTAGCCAGAAAAAAGCCTACTTACAGCTGCACTTCACACCTCTTAATCCAATGGCAAAACGTGCAAATCATGCCAACGCCAAAGGCAAAGATTTTATGGAGCTTAAGGACAAGTAAGGCTGCTGTCTAGTAGGGAAAAAAATAATTCTATACCTGAAAAATCGAGGTAACTTCTCGTTTTTCTGAAGATACTCGTTTTTCTGAAGATAGGAATATCGAAAAAACAGTTCATACCCAACTGACCTGCACTTATATTTCATTAACGCTCCTTTTTGAGCGGAGCTTTATCAAAATGGCAGATCCGAAAGATCCGAATATTGGTCGCTTACTTGATAGTCGCTATCAGCTAATGGAGTTGATAGGTACAGGGGCTATGGGTCGGGTTTATCGGGCTAATGATACGTTGCTGGGAGGAGTTCCCGTCGCCGTGAAATTCCTATCTTTGGGAATTCAAAATCAAAAACTACGGTTGCGAGAGCGATTTGAACAAGAAGCCCGAACCTGCGCCCTTTTAGGTCAAAAAAGTTTGCATATCGTCCGCGTTACAGACTTTGGCGTGGATGAAAACAGCACGCCATTTTATGTAATGGAATATTTACAGGGAGAAAGCCTTAGTGATGTAATTCGCTCTCAAGCTTTACCTTTACCTAAATTCCTCAGCTTAGCACGACAAATTTGTTTAGGATTACAATGTGCTCATCAAGGCATCCCTGTAGAAGGAGAAATTTGCTCAATTATTCACCGGGATATTAAACCCAGCAATATATTGGTGATTCAAGACCCTAGTTTAGGGCAGTTAGTAAAAATTCTTGACTTTGGCATTGCCAAACTGCGTCAAGCGGATAGCGACCAAACTAATTATTATTTAGGAACTTTGGCTTACTCTTCTCCAGAACAAATGGAGGGTAAAGAATTAGACACCCGCTCAGATATTTACAGTCTGGGTGTGTTGATGTTTGAAATGCTGACTGGGAAAATGCCATTACAGGCAGAAACTCACTCTTTTGGCGGTTGGTATAAAGTCCATCATTTCCAAAAACCACGCTCTTTCGATTCCGCTAACCCTGATTTAAAACTGCCAAAAGCTCTGGAAAATTTAATCATGAGTTGTTTGGCGAAAGCACCGAGCGATCGGCCCCAGTCAGTAGCAGAAATCCTCCGCGCACTAGAACCTTTAGAACAAAGGTTCAGTACGGGTAGGCAAATAGGTCAACGCATTAGCACTAAACTTTCCGAAATTTCCCAAGGACAACAAGCAAAACTGCTAAACGCACCTTCAACTTCCCCAGAAGAAATCGAGCGGTTGGCGAGAATGCAAACTTGGCCTCCAGATAAACCCCACGCAGAAATCGTCTTTGCTAACACTTTAGGCAATGGTAAGCAAAAGCTAGCCACTCTCTGGGTAATGCTGAAAAAGTCTGATATTCAACAACGTATGGTTTGCAAGCGTTATAACCAATTCTTGTTTTCCATGTCTCCCCATCCGATGCTGTTATGGATCACAGCACTATACACCCGTGAGGTTGGTGCTAGGTGGCTACGTTGTTATTTGGATATGAAAACTCCTCAAGGTGAGGAAATTACTAAACTTTTGGGGGAAACAGGTCGATATTTAGTCTTGTTATTCCCTTTGGAGGAACCGAAACGCTGTATTCATGTCCTCAGTGTGAATATTGCTCCTACTCAATGTCAATTACTGCAACAGTGGGCACAAACAAGTCAGGCATTAATCTCCACTGGCTCACCGAAAATGAGCAAGGAATTGCTCCATAATCAGTTTGAAAGGATTAAGCCACAAATGTTGATGAAACTAGAAACGAGTTCTTCTTTGGGTCAACTAGATGACAAGTTGGAGAAGCAAAGTTAAATCAGCCTAAATAGGGGAAAAATTGCAGTTTTTCCCCTTAATCTTTAATTTGATTGATAATTTGTCACATTATTTACTCTTGGCCAAGTGTGCTTGATAGGGATTTGCCACAGAATTTTGCTTGAAGCACGGCCAATTATTTTTTACACAGTTAACGTTAAAAGAATTAATTGTGGAGCGCTCTTGAGTCGGAAAAGTATCGGAATTAAGTAGAGTCAATTGGTAGTAGCGATCGTCAAATGTTTGACCAGTGGGTATTAGCATTATTGGTTTAGTTGACGCCCCATCATCCCCAGCTTCTTTCCCCAAGGAACAAAGCAAGAGAAGGAGGTCGCCTACTGCGACGATACTCTATTCAAAGTTAGGACTTGGTTCTAAGCCCCACTGGTGCTTGAGTAGATGTTTGTAGGTCGCTTCTCTATAAACCATTTGCTCATAGAGCTTCATTAAAAAGTCTTGGGCTTGTTCCAGGCTCATTTGTTCTACTTGGGTCTGGAAGGAACGGATGTTGAATTGCTGTTCTAAGGAAAGTTCAATAGGTTGATTCATGACTAGCTCCTAAGAAAGAGTATAAGTGTTTTGACTTTAGAAGTCTTTACCCCATTGAGTTTGAGCACTTGTGGTAGTTTGCTCTACCTCTATATTACAGAATATAACAATGATTTGACAAATTGCTCATACTGCTATGGATGTATACTTCTAAAATCAAAAGGATGATTAGCGTTTCCGGAAAAACTCCATAGCGCTTAGTGGTATTTTTAGCAAGTACTTAAATTCAAAATTGCTCAGCATGAACAAAAATGCTGAGTACATATACTTAATTAGGAAAAATTTTTGATTTTTCTCACAATTGCTCAGCAGGTTAGGACAGTGATGTTGG
This window harbors:
- the kdpF gene encoding K(+)-transporting ATPase subunit F yields the protein MINFRHFWRLAKIQLRKKTWSSLILSLICLNLIVAPAVYAAAGGEIERSSAWAIGLLGLLTLALSIYLFVVIFQPERF
- the kdpC gene encoding K(+)-transporting ATPase subunit C — encoded protein: MIRETLRAIRVTLVLWILTAILYPAIILIVGLLPPLQYQANGSIITNNQEQIVGSALIGQSFTSDKYFWSRPSTTNYSSFTKEEFAPKKPENLTQRTGTSGASNFAPSNADLIKRIQLEINRWKEVGIQPTADLVYTSGSSLDPHISVESAKAQIARIAKARSLNPNQVEILLTKNIDGRFLGIFGEPGVNVLKLNLALDNLSASQ
- a CDS encoding sensor histidine kinase KdpD, yielding MIHYSEIVYQSNSQRRGKHKIFIGMAPGVGKTFRMLEEAHQLKEEGIDVVIGLLETHGREETAEKAIGLEVVPTKEIIHNGITLKEMDTDAIIARQPQLVLVDELAHTNVPGSVNEKRYQDVELILVAGINVHSTVNIQHLESLNDLVAKITGIVVRERIPDRILDEADEIVVIDVTPETLQERLTEGKIYASDKIEQALLNFFQRRHLVALRELALREVADNIEQDAVTSSPSDRYCTVHERVLVCISTYPNSVQLLRRGARIATQLHARLYALFVNHPEHFLTKEESIHIETCENICRQFNGAFLRVTSTDVAQTIADTAHKYHITQVVLGQSQKSRWELFWRGSLVQKLVKYLKEVDLHVIATQETKSK
- a CDS encoding anhydro-N-acetylmuramic acid kinase → MTRVIGLISGTSVDGIDAALVDISGTELDLKIELLAGQTYPYPPALREKILAVCAGAAISMAELAQLDDAIAKVFAQAAQNIQTNHPNAELIGSHGQTVYHRPPNTPESNTTLGYSLQLGRGEVIAQLTGIETISNFRVADIACGGQGAPLVSRIDAFLLSHPTEHRCIQNIGGIGNVTYLPPRSQENWLQSICGWDTGPGNSLLDLAVQYLTDGSKTYDKNGEWAASGVPCFPLVERWLKHPFFQESPPKSTGRELFGVDYFQQCLADLKGYELSSGDFLATLTELTVASIVQSYHNFLPKMPDKVLLCGGGSRNLYLKKRLATNLNAKAKTLIPVLTTDEVGLSADYKEAIAFAVLAYWRNQQIPGNLTQVTGAQKEITLGNIHLVCHGLRASIESC
- a CDS encoding serine/threonine protein kinase, which codes for MADPKDPNIGRLLDSRYQLMELIGTGAMGRVYRANDTLLGGVPVAVKFLSLGIQNQKLRLRERFEQEARTCALLGQKSLHIVRVTDFGVDENSTPFYVMEYLQGESLSDVIRSQALPLPKFLSLARQICLGLQCAHQGIPVEGEICSIIHRDIKPSNILVIQDPSLGQLVKILDFGIAKLRQADSDQTNYYLGTLAYSSPEQMEGKELDTRSDIYSLGVLMFEMLTGKMPLQAETHSFGGWYKVHHFQKPRSFDSANPDLKLPKALENLIMSCLAKAPSDRPQSVAEILRALEPLEQRFSTGRQIGQRISTKLSEISQGQQAKLLNAPSTSPEEIERLARMQTWPPDKPHAEIVFANTLGNGKQKLATLWVMLKKSDIQQRMVCKRYNQFLFSMSPHPMLLWITALYTREVGARWLRCYLDMKTPQGEEITKLLGETGRYLVLLFPLEEPKRCIHVLSVNIAPTQCQLLQQWAQTSQALISTGSPKMSKELLHNQFERIKPQMLMKLETSSSLGQLDDKLEKQS
- a CDS encoding NblA/ycf18 family protein, with translation MNQPIELSLEQQFNIRSFQTQVEQMSLEQAQDFLMKLYEQMVYREATYKHLLKHQWGLEPSPNFE